A window from Branchiostoma lanceolatum isolate klBraLanc5 chromosome 9, klBraLanc5.hap2, whole genome shotgun sequence encodes these proteins:
- the LOC136441288 gene encoding kynurenine--oxoglutarate transaminase 3-like isoform X1, with the protein MLPLVRALRSVGRLTKPACGCASLLETRTVTAQIDLQRKMSSQKFANPPKRLEGIDKNVWVEFVQLVLDTKAVNLGQGFPDFFPPDYVTKGLVDAAQNSGPLTNQYTRGFGHPRLIAAISKVYNKFLGRELDPAKEVLITVGAYGSLFCSMMGLVEHGDEVIIIEPYFDCYEPMVKMAGGTPVFIPLRLRDSGSNVLSSADFYLDPAELASKFTSKTKAIVVNTPNNPLGKVYRREELQMIADLCIKHDVVCLSDEVYEHMTYNDAEHIRIATLPGMWERTITIGSAGKTFSVTGWKLGWSIGPSYLLKHLQTVHQNCIYTCPTPIQEAVARGFELEFNRINSEECYFKALADELKPKRDNMARILTEVGFKPVIPEGGYFMLAEISNMKVDLSSEDPDQPYDYKFVKWMTKNKGLATIPNSAFYSADHKPLAEKFIRFCFIKEDSTLAQAEKIIKDWKASMEG; encoded by the exons ATGCTCCCATTGGTCAGAGCGCTAAGGTCTGTGGGAAGATTGACAAAACCTGCCTGTGGGTGTGCTTCACTGTTGGAAACTAGGACGGTAACAGCTCAG ATTGACTTACAAAGAAAGATGTCTTCCCAGAAGTTTGCCAACCCTCCCAAGAGGTTGGAGGGCATTGACAAGAATGTGTG GGTGGAGTTTGTACAGCTAGTGTTGGACACCAAAGCTGTAAACCTTGGACAG GGATTCCCAGACTTTTTCCCACCAGACTACGTTACCAAAGGTCTTGTAGACGCTGCCCAGAACTCAGGACCACTGACTAACCAGTACACAAGGGGCTTT GGCCACCCCAGGCTGATTGCTGCCATATCTAAAGTGTACAACAAGTTCCTGGGGAGAGAGTTGGACCCAGCTAAGGAAGTCCTGATCACAGTTGGAGCCTACGGGTCCCTGTTCTGTAGCATGATGGGACTGGTGGAGCATGGGGATGAG GTTATCATCATAGAGCCGTACTTTGACTGCTATGAACCCATGGTGAAAATGGCTGGAGGAACCCCAGTGTTCATTCCTCTTAGACTG AGAGACAGTGGGTCCAATGTCCTGTCCAGCGCTGATTTTTACCTTGACCCTGCAGAGTTAGCCTCCAAGTTCACCAGCAAGACCAAGGCCATCGTAGTCAACACTCCAAACAACCCACTGGGCAAG GTTTATAGGAGGGAGGAACTCCAGATGATTGCTGACTTGTGTATAAAACACGACGTGGTGTGTCTGAGTGATGAGGTGTATGAACACATGACCTACAACGATGCTGAACATATCAGGATTG CCACCCTGCCAGGCATGTGGGAGAGAACCATCACTATCGGCAGTGCAGGGAAAACATTCAGTGTGACAGGATGGAAGCTTGGCTGGTCGATTGGTCCCAGTTACCTGCTGAAACACCTGCAGACTGTTCACCAGAACTGTATCTACACCTGTCCTACACCCATACAG GAGGCTGTAGCCAGAGGTTTTGAGTTAGAGTTCAACCGGATCAATTCTGAAGAGTGCTACTTTAAGGCTCTGGCTGACGAACTCAAACCAAAAAGAGACAACATGGCCAG GATCCTGACAGAGGTAGGCTTCAAGCCGGTCATTCCTGAGGGAGGCTACTTCATGCTGGCAGAGATCTCCAACATGA AGGTGGACTTGTCCAGTGAAGACCCTGACCAGCCATATGACTACAAGTTTGTGAAGTGGATGACTAAAAACAAA GGCCTTGCCACTATCCCCAACAGTGCCTTCTACTCTGCAGACCACAAGCCCTTGGCTGAGAAATTCATCCGTTTCTGTTTCATCAAG GAGGACAGCACACTTGCACAGGCTGAGAAGATCATCAAGGACTGGAAGGCCTCCATGGAAGGGTGA
- the LOC136441288 gene encoding kynurenine--oxoglutarate transaminase 3-like isoform X2, translating into MSSQKFANPPKRLEGIDKNVWVEFVQLVLDTKAVNLGQGFPDFFPPDYVTKGLVDAAQNSGPLTNQYTRGFGHPRLIAAISKVYNKFLGRELDPAKEVLITVGAYGSLFCSMMGLVEHGDEVIIIEPYFDCYEPMVKMAGGTPVFIPLRLRDSGSNVLSSADFYLDPAELASKFTSKTKAIVVNTPNNPLGKVYRREELQMIADLCIKHDVVCLSDEVYEHMTYNDAEHIRIATLPGMWERTITIGSAGKTFSVTGWKLGWSIGPSYLLKHLQTVHQNCIYTCPTPIQEAVARGFELEFNRINSEECYFKALADELKPKRDNMARILTEVGFKPVIPEGGYFMLAEISNMKVDLSSEDPDQPYDYKFVKWMTKNKGLATIPNSAFYSADHKPLAEKFIRFCFIKEDSTLAQAEKIIKDWKASMEG; encoded by the exons ATGTCTTCCCAGAAGTTTGCCAACCCTCCCAAGAGGTTGGAGGGCATTGACAAGAATGTGTG GGTGGAGTTTGTACAGCTAGTGTTGGACACCAAAGCTGTAAACCTTGGACAG GGATTCCCAGACTTTTTCCCACCAGACTACGTTACCAAAGGTCTTGTAGACGCTGCCCAGAACTCAGGACCACTGACTAACCAGTACACAAGGGGCTTT GGCCACCCCAGGCTGATTGCTGCCATATCTAAAGTGTACAACAAGTTCCTGGGGAGAGAGTTGGACCCAGCTAAGGAAGTCCTGATCACAGTTGGAGCCTACGGGTCCCTGTTCTGTAGCATGATGGGACTGGTGGAGCATGGGGATGAG GTTATCATCATAGAGCCGTACTTTGACTGCTATGAACCCATGGTGAAAATGGCTGGAGGAACCCCAGTGTTCATTCCTCTTAGACTG AGAGACAGTGGGTCCAATGTCCTGTCCAGCGCTGATTTTTACCTTGACCCTGCAGAGTTAGCCTCCAAGTTCACCAGCAAGACCAAGGCCATCGTAGTCAACACTCCAAACAACCCACTGGGCAAG GTTTATAGGAGGGAGGAACTCCAGATGATTGCTGACTTGTGTATAAAACACGACGTGGTGTGTCTGAGTGATGAGGTGTATGAACACATGACCTACAACGATGCTGAACATATCAGGATTG CCACCCTGCCAGGCATGTGGGAGAGAACCATCACTATCGGCAGTGCAGGGAAAACATTCAGTGTGACAGGATGGAAGCTTGGCTGGTCGATTGGTCCCAGTTACCTGCTGAAACACCTGCAGACTGTTCACCAGAACTGTATCTACACCTGTCCTACACCCATACAG GAGGCTGTAGCCAGAGGTTTTGAGTTAGAGTTCAACCGGATCAATTCTGAAGAGTGCTACTTTAAGGCTCTGGCTGACGAACTCAAACCAAAAAGAGACAACATGGCCAG GATCCTGACAGAGGTAGGCTTCAAGCCGGTCATTCCTGAGGGAGGCTACTTCATGCTGGCAGAGATCTCCAACATGA AGGTGGACTTGTCCAGTGAAGACCCTGACCAGCCATATGACTACAAGTTTGTGAAGTGGATGACTAAAAACAAA GGCCTTGCCACTATCCCCAACAGTGCCTTCTACTCTGCAGACCACAAGCCCTTGGCTGAGAAATTCATCCGTTTCTGTTTCATCAAG GAGGACAGCACACTTGCACAGGCTGAGAAGATCATCAAGGACTGGAAGGCCTCCATGGAAGGGTGA
- the LOC136441298 gene encoding histone H1E-like, which translates to MPKRARSASGSRKPAAKKAKPAAKRKAPAAAAAAAPPAKKARPAKAKRAPRKKAAKPRAKPAKKSFKKKGGARKK; encoded by the exons ATGCCTAAGAGAGCCCGTTCCGCTTCTGGAAGCCGCAAGCCAgcggccaagaaggccaagCCGGCAG CTAAGAGGAAAGCACCAGCCGCCGCCGCTGCCGCCGCCCCGCCCGCCAAGAAAGCAA GGCCCGCCAAGGCAAAGAGGGCCCCACGCAAGAAGGCCGCCAAGCCCAGGGCCAAGCCTGCGAAGAAGTCCTTCAAGAAGAAGGGAGGAGCAAGGAAGAAGTGA
- the LOC136442109 gene encoding TNF receptor-associated factor 3-like, protein MQGYAVNLKVDGSDFGYLCTSCGLLLREPRQTPCGHRYCKSCVQELTRSWGGRCGAPECGETIQLSEMWPDKAAEREVLGIAIFCNNAEGGCKWEGVVRQVMDHLSGCDFEKMNCINAGQGCNAQMCRKDMGNHLQYVCQYRHVGEMQNPAAKPGDYSLTSVTELGETRDSRVVGLRNRIDEQERAIKVLMGGTAGMETRMDVVEQAVWDAFDGVGRLNHEVQRMKEEDNSNALIASLQSRIGALERRETEQDAQLARRYIIIKTLEQTSYNGELVWKISCMAQKRHDAVVGKNTAIDSVCFFSRTGYKMRAQVYLNGYGRAEDTHISVFFVMMKGEYDAILPWPFRQQVGTTA, encoded by the exons ATGCAGGGATACGCTGTGAACCTGAAAGTGGACGGATCTGACTTCGGCTACCTGTGCACCAGCTGCGGTCTGCTGCTGCGTGAGCCGAGGCAGACTCCATGCGGGCATCGCTACTGCAAGTCCTGCGTGCAGGAACTGACAAG GAGCTGGGGAGGACGGTGTGGAGCACCGGAATGTGGCGAAACGATCCAGCTTTCTGAA ATGTGGCCCGACAAAGCTGCAGAGAGAGAAGTGCTGGGCATCGCCATTTTCTGTAACAACGCTGAAGGTGGCTGTAAATGGGAGGGAGTTGTACGCCAGGTCATG GATCATCTGTCGGGCTGCGACTTTGAAAAGATGAACTGCATCAACGCTGGACAAGGTTGCAATGCGCAGATGTGTCGAAAGGACATGGGCAACCACCTGCAGTACGTCTGCCAATACCGACACGTGGGAGAG ATGCAAAATCCTGCTGCAAAGCCAGGAGACTACTCATTGACAAGTGTCACTGAGCTGGGGGAGACCAGAG ACTCCCGTGTCGTTGGTCTGAGGAACCGGATTGACGAGCAAGAGAGGGCCATCAAAGTGCTTATGGGTGGAACAGCGGGCATGGAGACCCGAATGGATGTTGTCGAGCAGGCTGTCTGGGACGCATTTGACGGGGTGGGGCGTCTCAACCACGAAGTCCAGCGGATGAAAGAGGAAGACAACAGCAACGCTCTGATAGCCTCCCTGCAGAGCCGCATCGGGGCCCTGGAGAGGAGAGAGACCGAACAAGACGCCCAACTTGCCCGGCGATACATCATCATCAAGACGCTGGAGCAGACGAGCTACAACGGCGAGCTCGTGTGGAAGATTTCGTGCATGGCTCAAAAGCGCCACGATGCGGTAGTTGGCAAAAATACAGCCATCGATTCCGTCTGCTTCTTCAGCCGCACGGGATACAAGATGCGCGCCCAGGTATACCTGAACGGGTACGGCAGAGCGGAGGACACGCACATCAGTGTGTTCTTTGTCATGATGAAGGGCGAATACGACGCAATTCTGCCCTGGCCATTTCGTCAGCAGGTAGGTACCACCGCGTAG